From Candidatus Poribacteria bacterium, one genomic window encodes:
- a CDS encoding aminopeptidase P family protein, which produces MFPKEEFISRRGKAFDRMEPNALAILPGNIRMGEFLPFRQAKEFYYLCGIEVPNSYLLLDGRDRKTILYLPKRDPQRERSEGPSLSSDDPELVRELTGVDEIKSPEELLGDIPEDAEIIYMPLRPEFHVPPGPLSGWKTGTEYLRERVQERAPRAEIRDLSLITAPLRLLKSDSEVEVMRVAGKLAALAVTEAMRCARPGVMEYQLAAVADYIFLVNGAKGGGYNPIVASGPNIWYGHYSRNDRRLQDGDLVLMDYAPDYKGYTSDIGRMFPANGRYSRWQRELYGFVVEYHKALLKRIRAGVTAEEVLEGTAEEMRRLVEKVSFSKPAYEKAAREMLAFKGHLSHSVGMEVHDPGNYRSEPLRPGLVFSVDPQMWVPEERLYIRVEDTVLMTEGGVEVLTGSAPLELEDVERTMREEGLLDMRGNSYVIR; this is translated from the coding sequence ATGTTTCCAAAGGAGGAGTTCATCTCTCGCAGGGGAAAGGCTTTCGATAGGATGGAGCCGAACGCCCTGGCGATCCTGCCAGGTAACATCCGGATGGGGGAGTTTCTCCCCTTCCGGCAGGCAAAAGAGTTCTACTACCTATGCGGCATAGAGGTCCCCAACTCCTATCTGCTGCTCGACGGAAGGGATAGAAAGACCATCCTCTACCTCCCCAAAAGGGACCCCCAGAGGGAGAGATCGGAGGGCCCCAGCCTAAGCTCGGATGATCCTGAGCTCGTCCGCGAGCTGACGGGGGTGGACGAGATCAAAAGCCCGGAGGAGCTGCTGGGGGATATACCGGAAGACGCTGAGATCATCTACATGCCGCTGCGCCCGGAGTTCCACGTTCCGCCGGGGCCGCTGAGCGGGTGGAAGACCGGGACGGAATACCTGAGGGAGAGGGTTCAGGAAAGGGCGCCGAGGGCGGAGATCAGGGATCTCTCCCTCATAACCGCCCCTCTCAGGCTTTTGAAGAGCGATTCCGAGGTGGAGGTGATGCGGGTTGCGGGGAAGCTGGCCGCCCTGGCCGTCACGGAGGCCATGAGATGCGCAAGACCCGGGGTGATGGAGTATCAGCTCGCGGCGGTGGCGGATTACATCTTCCTGGTCAACGGCGCCAAAGGGGGCGGCTATAACCCCATCGTCGCAAGCGGCCCCAACATATGGTATGGTCATTACTCCCGAAACGATAGACGGCTTCAGGACGGGGATCTGGTGCTCATGGACTACGCCCCCGATTACAAGGGATACACAAGCGACATAGGCAGGATGTTCCCCGCAAACGGAAGATACAGTCGGTGGCAGAGGGAGCTTTACGGATTCGTGGTCGAATATCACAAAGCTCTGCTCAAGAGGATAAGGGCGGGCGTCACCGCTGAGGAGGTGTTGGAGGGCACGGCGGAGGAGATGAGGAGGCTTGTGGAGAAGGTGAGCTTTTCCAAACCGGCCTATGAGAAGGCGGCGAGGGAGATGCTGGCCTTCAAAGGGCATCTCTCCCACAGCGTAGGGATGGAGGTTCACGATCCCGGGAATTACCGCTCCGAACCGCTCCGGCCCGGCCTCGTCTTCTCGGTCGACCCCCAGATGTGGGTTCCCGAGGAGAGGCTCTACATAAGGGTTGAGGACACCGTCCTCATGACGGAGGGCGGCGTGGAGGTTCTAACCGGATCGGCCCCGCTTGAGCTTGAGGATGTCGAGAGGACGATGAGGGAGGAAGGGCTTTTGGATATGCGGGGGAACTCATACGTGATCAGGTAA
- a CDS encoding PD40 domain-containing protein has protein sequence MDISRRLTIGFLLLLAIYPLSAPVAWGGDMPIPPIGWIWRVVPSAAEEARVRAELKLGEIPYKIVYETYRDNNWEIFMMNADGSNPINLTHTPDVDELYPHVSPDGTKICFVVDEGKGESKVRNVYYMNIDGTGRTKVAENARQPCWSPDGGKIAYLKGEFDRFTYLDYATKGLFIYDLKTGKHVQHPNKKLYHLYNICWSPDGNWFVATVHAGMGYKHAILAIEANGTRVFDLGIPGCRPDISPDGKRIAWGADDWTLAVGDLDLTSSAPKVTNRRGLIKSSKPMKIYHIDWSPDGRYVAFSRGPMRKTLKFAPEMVGIKAEGWNICVADARRENRWVAITTDGRCNKEPDWAPLKR, from the coding sequence ATGGACATATCGAGGAGGTTAACGATCGGTTTTCTCCTTCTTCTGGCGATATATCCCCTTTCAGCGCCCGTCGCTTGGGGAGGAGATATGCCGATCCCACCGATAGGCTGGATATGGCGGGTGGTCCCGTCGGCCGCTGAGGAGGCGAGAGTACGGGCCGAGTTGAAGCTGGGGGAGATCCCCTACAAGATCGTCTATGAGACCTATCGTGATAACAACTGGGAGATATTCATGATGAACGCCGATGGCTCCAACCCGATAAACCTCACCCACACGCCCGATGTGGATGAGCTGTATCCCCACGTCTCACCCGACGGCACGAAGATCTGCTTCGTGGTCGATGAGGGGAAGGGGGAGTCGAAGGTGCGCAACGTCTATTACATGAACATCGACGGGACAGGGCGGACCAAGGTCGCCGAAAACGCCCGACAGCCATGTTGGAGCCCTGACGGGGGTAAAATCGCCTATCTGAAGGGCGAATTTGACCGATTCACCTATCTCGACTACGCGACGAAGGGCTTGTTCATCTATGATCTGAAAACCGGAAAACACGTGCAACATCCGAACAAAAAGCTCTATCACCTCTACAACATCTGCTGGTCGCCCGACGGAAATTGGTTTGTGGCGACTGTGCATGCGGGGATGGGATACAAGCACGCCATCCTCGCCATCGAGGCCAACGGCACCAGGGTCTTCGACCTGGGTATCCCGGGATGTAGGCCGGATATAAGCCCCGACGGGAAGAGGATAGCCTGGGGCGCGGATGACTGGACGCTGGCTGTGGGAGATCTGGATCTGACCTCATCCGCTCCCAAGGTCACGAATCGGCGCGGTCTCATCAAAAGCTCCAAACCGATGAAGATCTATCACATCGATTGGTCTCCAGATGGCAGATATGTCGCCTTCAGCCGGGGGCCCATGAGGAAAACCTTGAAGTTCGCCCCTGAAATGGTGGGCATAAAGGCGGAGGGGTGGAACATATGCGTGGCGGACGCGAGGAGGGAAAACAGATGGGTCGCCATCACCACCGACGGCAGATGCAACAAGGAACCGGATTGGGCGCCGCTGAAACGATAG
- a CDS encoding histone deacetylase, whose translation MKASGKTGFVYHESYLQHDTGGYHPESPARLKAIVERLERDGVLPRLILIEPTPADLDWIATVHTRQYIEEVKRSCLANMRFLHSPDTIICPRSYDVARLAVGGILAAIDAVMEGRVKNAFCAIRPPGHHALKSRAMGFCLFNNVAIGARYIQRKYGLSKVLIVDWDVHHGNGTQAAFYDDPTVLYFSTHQYPFYPGTGSREERGIGKGEGYTINVPLPAGSGDEEYVRVFEEILRPKAIQFDPDFVLISAGFDPYEDDPIGGMRVTPEGFAELTKIVKEIAEECCEGRLVSVLEGGYNLEGLAESVEAHILALMR comes from the coding sequence ATGAAAGCGTCCGGTAAGACCGGCTTCGTCTACCATGAATCTTATCTTCAACATGACACCGGCGGATATCATCCCGAGAGCCCGGCGAGATTGAAAGCCATAGTCGAACGGCTGGAGAGGGATGGGGTTCTCCCCAGGCTCATCCTCATCGAACCTACCCCTGCCGACCTGGATTGGATCGCCACCGTCCACACACGGCAATACATCGAGGAGGTCAAGCGGAGTTGCTTGGCAAACATGAGGTTCCTGCACTCTCCCGATACGATCATCTGTCCTCGTTCCTATGACGTGGCGCGGCTGGCCGTCGGCGGCATTTTGGCGGCGATCGACGCCGTGATGGAGGGCAGAGTCAAAAACGCCTTCTGCGCCATTCGTCCCCCAGGCCATCACGCGTTGAAGAGCAGGGCGATGGGGTTCTGCCTCTTCAACAACGTCGCCATCGGAGCCAGATATATCCAGAGGAAATATGGCCTGTCCAAGGTGCTCATCGTGGACTGGGATGTCCATCACGGCAACGGAACACAGGCCGCCTTCTATGACGACCCGACCGTCCTCTACTTCTCAACCCATCAGTATCCCTTCTACCCCGGCACGGGGAGCAGAGAGGAGAGGGGGATTGGGAAGGGGGAAGGCTATACCATCAACGTCCCTCTGCCAGCGGGGTCCGGAGATGAAGAATATGTGAGGGTCTTCGAGGAGATATTGAGGCCCAAGGCGATCCAGTTCGATCCGGATTTCGTCCTGATATCGGCCGGATTCGACCCTTATGAGGACGACCCGATCGGCGGGATGAGGGTCACGCCGGAGGGGTTCGCTGAGCTCACGAAGATCGTAAAGGAGATCGCGGAAGAATGCTGCGAGGGGCGGCTTGTCTCCGTGCTGGAAGGGGGATATAATTTGGAGGGATTGGCCGAATCGGTGGAGGCTCATATCTTGGCTCTTATGAGATGA
- a CDS encoding lytic transglycosylase domain-containing protein, with protein sequence MRSIEQGKDKPRITVKPKLDSKHEKIQMPSPPITLDASPSIDPPAVEIEPEVGNEEPGRKSKFEEMVERYDLDPLLVMALIKMESNFNPRAVSPAGAAGLMQLMPSTARSLGLKVPRYRNPRHPVRNPRIDERFDPRKNLEAGMRYLKQMVDRYSGNYVLAICAYNSGPGNVKKNIPAIRQTERFAAKVMKQYYDYQSDPTERESDMAKVERLLLWD encoded by the coding sequence ATGCGATCGATCGAGCAGGGAAAGGATAAGCCGCGGATAACCGTCAAACCGAAGCTCGATTCAAAACACGAAAAGATCCAGATGCCGTCTCCTCCCATTACCTTGGACGCCTCTCCCTCCATCGATCCCCCCGCCGTGGAGATCGAACCTGAGGTCGGAAACGAAGAGCCAGGGAGGAAAAGCAAGTTTGAGGAGATGGTGGAGAGATACGATCTCGATCCGCTTCTGGTTATGGCGCTTATAAAGATGGAATCCAATTTCAACCCAAGGGCCGTCTCCCCGGCAGGAGCGGCCGGCTTGATGCAACTGATGCCCTCCACGGCGCGATCGCTCGGCCTAAAAGTGCCCAGATACCGGAATCCAAGACATCCCGTCAGAAATCCGAGGATCGATGAGAGGTTCGATCCCCGCAAGAACCTCGAGGCGGGGATGAGATATCTGAAGCAGATGGTGGATAGATACTCGGGAAATTACGTCCTAGCGATATGCGCCTATAACTCCGGCCCGGGCAATGTGAAGAAGAACATACCGGCGATCAGACAGACCGAAAGGTTTGCCGCAAAGGTCATGAAGCAATACTACGACTATCAATCCGATCCCACGGAGCGCGAATCGGATATGGCGAAAGTTGAAAGGCTATTGCTGTGGGATTGA
- a CDS encoding M23 family metallopeptidase: MRANHMTPRDYLVIGQTLIIPHPDPSAGDRGKAIEGRKVKTSYLPTSVIRSIGGKLRLTSPLPRGARVTSPFGWRIHPITRRREFHKGVDLAARIGTPVRAAAAGKVTFAGRLGGYGLTVIIEHKGGISTLYGHLSVISVSPGERVKCGERIGFSGNSGLSTGPHLHFEVRVKDEPVDPKRFVRF, encoded by the coding sequence ATGAGGGCTAACCATATGACGCCAAGGGATTATCTGGTGATCGGACAAACGTTGATTATTCCACATCCCGATCCTTCAGCAGGTGACCGAGGGAAAGCGATTGAAGGTCGAAAGGTGAAAACCTCCTATCTCCCGACGTCCGTTATCCGCTCTATCGGCGGGAAATTAAGGTTAACAAGCCCTCTCCCTCGCGGCGCCCGTGTGACGTCGCCGTTCGGGTGGCGGATACACCCGATAACAAGGCGACGCGAGTTTCACAAGGGGGTTGATCTGGCGGCCAGGATCGGTACCCCCGTCAGAGCAGCGGCCGCCGGAAAGGTGACCTTTGCAGGACGGCTGGGAGGATATGGTCTGACGGTGATAATCGAGCATAAAGGCGGGATCTCGACCCTATACGGTCACCTATCCGTTATCTCCGTCAGTCCGGGAGAACGGGTCAAGTGCGGGGAGAGGATCGGATTTTCGGGCAATAGCGGCCTTTCCACAGGGCCACATCTTCATTTTGAGGTGAGGGTGAAAGATGAGCCGGTTGATCCTAAAAGATTCGTCCGATTTTAA